Sequence from the Salvelinus alpinus chromosome 27, SLU_Salpinus.1, whole genome shotgun sequence genome:
agggatcttgaaggaaggctatcactccattttgcaacgccatgccatacactggacagcgcttaattggagccaatttcctcctacaacaggacaatgacccaaagcacagctccaaactatgcaagaactatttagggaagaagcagtcagctggtattctgtctataatggaagggtaagcacagtcaccggatctcaaccctattgagctgttgtgggagcagcttgaccgtatggtacgcaAGAAGCGTCCATCAAgtcaatccaacttgtgggaggtgcttcaggaagcatggggtgaaatctcttcagatcacctcaacaaattgacaactagaatgccaaaggtctgcaaggctgtaattgatGCAAATGGAGGATTCGTTGACCAAAGCAAAGTTTGAAAGACACAATTAATTAAactaaaatcattatttataatctTTTCACTGTCtttactatatttcctattcattttgtaactcatttcatgtatgttttcatggaaaacaaggacatttctaagtgaccccaaacttttgaacggtagtgtaggtatGTGGATTCAACACAGAGTATAAATGAGATTATGTCTGACCTTGATTTCAGGGCAGAAACTGAAGAGGAAGGTCTCTCCCGTGCCATAGCAGTGCTCACTTACTCTGAAGGGATGGGTGGAGTATCCCCCAAACaactgggggggaggggggggataaAGAGAGTGAATAAATCTCAAGAGCCCAATACAAATTGAGCATCCTGTTCAGTGTGTGAGTACCTGGTTGTTCATGTCTTTGATGACCAGTAGCACAGGGCTGTCAACCTCTAATAAGCTCCTGTACAGGGTCTTTAGGCTGGTCCCGTGTTCCACCGTACTGTAAGCCAGTCGCCATGGATACCCCTGCACCCGCGCTGGCAGCCGACAAGCAAGCtgtggggagacagagacacgTGATTCAGTGTGTAAATGTGTATTTCGGAGTTTGTGCGCAGGTTTTCTTGATTGAAAGTGTTTTGTGTGTCATGGCATTTGTGTGTTTAccttctctatgtgtgtgtcctgtagcaGAGCGCTGGGATCACTGAGCATGGGCAATAGATCCCCAAAAGGCTCCTCCCCCTCATAGCTGCCAAAACTCTGCCTGCGCTTCGCCTCGTTGATGGTGATGATCTACGAACACAACCATGTACGGTCAGACACCTCAACCGTACAGTCAAAACATACTAAACTCAATGCATGGTCAAAACATTGAACACAGCTTGGTCCAAACACAAAAAAAACCACACATACAACCACAAAGTCACAAAACACTTCACCACAATGCGAATATACAACACCACAGTCCAAAACAATACTCTCATCTGAGCGGTCATGCTGTGTGAACGCACCTCCCAGCTGCGAGAAGACTTGGGGTCACTGAAGAAATTATCGATCATGTTGAGCTCGTCCTTCTCCACGACCACGAAGCCCTGCTCCCTGGCCTCCTTACCGTACACGTCAGGAGACCACTGGACAAAGAACGCATACAGGTGGTCCACCctgaaacacaccacacacacatttatgTTTCAGAACATTCAACATTTATAGCAttctgaatacaccccagttctCAAAGAGGTTCTGACTGACTGTTCTCATTcgttgacctctcacctctcctggGGCACAGCAAACCAGTACTCTGTCTGCTTTCCTCGCGTCTGGGCGGGGCTGGATGTCCGGCCAATGATGAAGGACTTCCTCATGGGCTTGCCCACCTTGAAGCAAAGGAACATGGGCGGGGTCTTACTCTTCTCCTCTGTGGAGAGCAGCatgtctgcagagagagagagagagaaatgtaatATTGAAACAATGCAATACAAGAAACCGCACAAACCGCTTGTGAACACTCACTTTGGATGGGCGCCTGCATCCTCTCCAGCAGCCAAGACTTCACCTCCGCCTTGTTGCTCCTCTTTCGCTTCTCTTCCTCACTCAGCTGCTCCTCTGCAGGGCTGGGTTCCTGAGAACTACATTTCCCCGAAGCCGCAGCGGTCTCACTCAAGCTCAGCTTCCTATTTTGGTCCATTGCTGATTCTAATTGGTCGCTAACACTGTTCACCAGTTGCCCTGAAGAGATCCCATCTTTGGCATCTTTAGCAGGCTTCTCCTTCAACAGTTCACCGTCTTTCTCAGTCTCTGAAAGGACAGGCAGTGATTGGGTCGTTTCCTCGATGGAGCTGTTCTGTACCAGtccttcgtcctcctcctctcctctctgcgaGGTCAGTGGGACTGGGTCAGAGAGGGACTGGTCCTGGGACTCCACCCGTTTAGGGGAACTAGATCTTGGGAGCTCTCCCCGCTGATCCTGGCTGGTAGCACTGGCAGGTGGTCTGGATCCACTCATTGGTTCCTCAGCACTCCCGTTCAAGGGAAGCTCCAGCTCTGTGAAACCCTCGTCTGATGGAGACTGGTCTGCTGGCTCACACTCTGCCCTCTCTATGACTGGGATATAAGAAACCATGAGGTATTACAAAAATAACCACATTGATCTAAACAATGCTTAAATTATTATTCTGCATAAGCCATTTGGTTTTGATTTCTCTTAAACTACACATATAATGATTTTCTATGATTCATCCTGATCCAATGCAAGTCATTGTGCGTCATCTCTCAGTCATACCCGTCTCTGACAGGGCAGAGTCGATGTCGTCCAGGACGATGGGTCGTTTGGGATCCAGCGCCTCGTAGCGGCTGAAGGGGTTGAGGTCGCGCTCTGAGGGCAACTCCTCCCACTCTCCAGGCCTATACAGAGGACACAGATCCTGGGGTAGGTCTCTGTGCGGGCCAGGAGTCAGGGGGCACCACACGCACATCACAACGGAGGATGGGAAAATTTAAACAAATCATATATGAACAAAATGAAACTCAAAAACAGAACACAAATAAAAGAGAATTCAAAAAAGGCAAAATAATAATACTAACTGAACAACAACGAACCAGTACAAAATGAAAACAGATAAactaaagaaaaaaaaaatgaatggagAGTCATGTCTGCCCCTACAATCTGGTACAGGAAACCCTACAGCATGAGCTCGGCCAATCAGTTAACATTTTCACCTCCGaaggagaagaaagaaagaaCACGGGAGAGTGCAGAAAGAGGTAGAAAGACAGAATGCGACACTTGACAAATAAGTAGGAAAAGCAAGGTTAAGATAAGATCAAGAAAGGGGGAAAAGGGTTTAAATAAGGAGTGAAAGATTAATTGACAGTGCGAAAGAGTCTCAGGATGCCAGGGTGGGTCCTTACGACGGCAACGCGTCCTTCAGCTTCATGCGGGAAATGTCGTTGTAGAGGGCCAcagacaccacctcctccattgGGCAGATCAGGCCGTACTCCTCACAGCCGTGCTCAATCACCAGGGGGTCCGACTTGTGAGGGTCAAACATGATGTTGTTGGGCGTCACGATCATCACCCCTCCCACCACACCCTGGGAGACAATAAAAGACATGAGTTTGAATCTCTGTTGCTGTGGTGGTTGTTTTCATTTCAAAATGGCCTCCGGCGTGGCCACTCACCATTCCGTCAGTGAAGTACTTGCAGCTCATCTTGATGAACTTGACAATGGCGGGGTTCTCATCCTCGGACGGGGGAGAACGCTCACGTCGTAATGGTCTTACTGACCTGCCGCTGAAGTCTCCATCCTGTAACATTGCCAGGCAGCAGGGACGAGCACAGAACTAGGATCAAATTGATTACTTTAGTCTGGGTTGTTCTTATCAAGGATAACTGACTTACCTGTGACACCTTCTCTGATAGATCTTTGATGGAGGTGGGGTCAGAGGAACCCACAGACTGAGAGTCGGCTTCCGATTGGCCCACGTCAGGAACAAATAGCTTCTGCAAGGGTGACAGACAAGCTTGTTTGCCAATCAGAAAGCCAAGATTGACAGCAGGAAGTGGTGTGTTAAGTGCTGAAAGCTCACCTGTCCTGGATAGACACTGTGGGAAAAGAGGCGGTTGAGCTGCACCAATTTGTTGGGGGTGATGTTGAACTTTAGAGCAATGCTGTTTAGAGATTCTTGGGGTCCCACCTGCAACATGAAGTTACATCCTTGGTAAATGTTTATTACCAAAAGTATCAATCTATCCAAGCCAAAATGCAGCACGAAAGACTCAATTAGAAAGCAGAAACCTTGACTCCCTGAATAGCATGCAACCGTTTTGCTATATTATttaattacaaaaataaaaacttTAGGTTTATTGTCCACATTGCCTTCCTAAGTTAGAGTCTGAGTCAGAACTCCATGTGGGAGTTGTAGTGTCAGAGGGTGGAGGTAGTGAGGCATTACGGAGGCAGCCTGTACTCACAGTATACTCCACTGTCCCGGGGGgcctcctcttctctttcttgGCCTGGCTGCTCATGTTGTTGCTGTcatctgaaagagagagaaataggtcaGTGACACAGTATAGAGATGATAGCCTGaaaacaaaaaataaatcatCGCTCCGTTCATTCAGAAACAAATGCATGTATACACAAACTAGCGCACACTGCTTTAAATAGAATAATATTAAAAGCATAACCCTAGCTCGCGAACACACACGGCTAGCTAGTATCCTAGTGAACTCTGTACGCTACAGTCATAGTCAGCACTTTTTATTGCCAGAGCCAGTTCATTAGAACACCCTCCCACTACTTCCACTTTCCTCTACTCCAGCTCCTCTATAGAAACTGGAGGAATGACTCAGCATTGTACAGCAGGCTATGAGGAGTCCAGCTGTGAGTCACTGTACATCCACACAGAATTTACCTCTGGTAAGAGCGGTCACTTACTCATTACAGTCTTTGTACTAACTAGTGACTGGTAGCT
This genomic interval carries:
- the LOC139556433 gene encoding nuclear receptor coactivator 7-like isoform X1 — encoded protein: MEKRDRKPGYFARLKRRRQLKQSQSEKAMAEQNPSDSSLKTPVISCPSLPAFSDPQERIVPNPPEGLDDSNNMSSQAKKEKRRPPGTVEYTVGPQESLNSIALKFNITPNKLVQLNRLFSHSVYPGQKLFVPDVGQSEADSQSVGSSDPTSIKDLSEKVSQDGDFSGRSVRPLRRERSPPSEDENPAIVKFIKMSCKYFTDGMGVVGGVMIVTPNNIMFDPHKSDPLVIEHGCEEYGLICPMEEVVSVALYNDISRMKLKDALPSDLPQDLCPLYRPGEWEELPSERDLNPFSRYEALDPKRPIVLDDIDSALSETVIERAECEPADQSPSDEGFTELELPLNGSAEEPMSGSRPPASATSQDQRGELPRSSSPKRVESQDQSLSDPVPLTSQRGEEEDEGLVQNSSIEETTQSLPVLSETEKDGELLKEKPAKDAKDGISSGQLVNSVSDQLESAMDQNRKLSLSETAAASGKCSSQEPSPAEEQLSEEEKRKRSNKAEVKSWLLERMQAPIQNMLLSTEEKSKTPPMFLCFKVGKPMRKSFIIGRTSSPAQTRGKQTEYWFAVPQERVDHLYAFFVQWSPDVYGKEAREQGFVVVEKDELNMIDNFFSDPKSSRSWEIITINEAKRRQSFGSYEGEEPFGDLLPMLSDPSALLQDTHIEKLACRLPARVQGYPWRLAYSTVEHGTSLKTLYRSLLEVDSPVLLVIKDMNNQLFGGYSTHPFRVSEHCYGTGETFLFSFCPEIKVYRWTGENSYFVKGNIDSLQMGGGGGQIGLWLDADLYHGTTSSCATFHNQPLSTQKDFIIHSVEVWAFE
- the LOC139556433 gene encoding nuclear receptor coactivator 7-like isoform X2, which encodes MEKRDRKPGYFARLKRRRQLKQSQSEKAMAEQNPSDSSLKTPVISCPSLPAFSDPQERIVPNPPEGLDDSNNMSSQAKKEKRRPPGTVEYTVGPQESLNSIALKFNITPNKLVQLNRLFSHSVYPGQKLFVPDVGQSEADSQSVGSSDPTSIKDLSEKVSQDGDFSGRSVRPLRRERSPPSEDENPAIVKFIKMSCKYFTDGMGVVGGVMIVTPNNIMFDPHKSDPLVIEHGCEEYGLICPMEEVVSVALYNDISRMKLKDALPSPGEWEELPSERDLNPFSRYEALDPKRPIVLDDIDSALSETVIERAECEPADQSPSDEGFTELELPLNGSAEEPMSGSRPPASATSQDQRGELPRSSSPKRVESQDQSLSDPVPLTSQRGEEEDEGLVQNSSIEETTQSLPVLSETEKDGELLKEKPAKDAKDGISSGQLVNSVSDQLESAMDQNRKLSLSETAAASGKCSSQEPSPAEEQLSEEEKRKRSNKAEVKSWLLERMQAPIQNMLLSTEEKSKTPPMFLCFKVGKPMRKSFIIGRTSSPAQTRGKQTEYWFAVPQERVDHLYAFFVQWSPDVYGKEAREQGFVVVEKDELNMIDNFFSDPKSSRSWEIITINEAKRRQSFGSYEGEEPFGDLLPMLSDPSALLQDTHIEKLACRLPARVQGYPWRLAYSTVEHGTSLKTLYRSLLEVDSPVLLVIKDMNNQLFGGYSTHPFRVSEHCYGTGETFLFSFCPEIKVYRWTGENSYFVKGNIDSLQMGGGGGQIGLWLDADLYHGTTSSCATFHNQPLSTQKDFIIHSVEVWAFE